Within Phycodurus eques isolate BA_2022a chromosome 7, UOR_Pequ_1.1, whole genome shotgun sequence, the genomic segment TCCTTGTAGCACAGTTATAGTTGGATCAGGACCTGGAAAGCATCGTCGTTTGATCTGAATCAGCAGTTCCACACAAGCAGGTGCTATCAGCGACACCATCAAGTTATTATTCCAGTCACTCCTCACCCCAACTCCATTGTCATCTCTCCACAGGTTTCTTCGGGCAGAGTCCAGGGCAAAATGCCCGTTGACATGAAAGGGGAGGCCAGTTTCGAGAGAAAGTGGCAGAAAGCAGAAAGCtctgtgggtttttttgtaGTTGTGGCTAACACATGCAGCCACTCCTCCACGAGGAAACAGTGTTATGTCCTCATTCTTGTGAGCCGATATCACACTTTTTGAGACAAGTTCAATGTTTGGGAAGCCAGAACGATTGCAGATCATCCATGTGGTCAAATTACCTTCTGTGTCCTCTATGTCCATTGTGTAGGTTATCTGTTGGACTGGAATAGCAGTGAGCTGCTTCTTTTTGGTCACACTGTCAATGACAGAGGCATGGAACTGTTTGCGTTTTAAGCGATCACTATCTGTTATTTTAGCTATTACAGAGTAGAGTACTTTCAGTTCTCCAGTTGCATCATTAACTTCACAGATGGATATTTTCTCCATGTGGTTCAGGAACATTAGAAGCTCCGCTCCATCATTTTTTAGCTTTTCCAGGAGGTTTTGCACCATTCGGTCTGACGCTGGGATGGAGCTGATCTCTGATATCTTTGCCATAGCTGTAGAACGGATGGGGAATCTGAACATTGTGCTGCGTTCTAATTTAAAATGAGCTCCTAAATACAGATTAAGGACATCAGAAAACTGAGATCTGAACTCAGAGTCCAAGTCTCTGAACATTCTTCCAGGACTCACAGATGTTGCCCCAGGTGCATAATGAGCATGTGGATCAAATATGCATAGAATGTCATTGTTTGAGATGAATGAGGGACAATCAGTGAAGTGATAGACAGAGTTAAATCCTATGCCATACTGGCCAGTTTTTCCTGGATTTGCCTCTTTTGTTCCTCTTCCGAGGTTTTGTATTCCTCTGATATCATCTTCAGTGAAAGGCTGATTGTTGTACACACAAAGTGCAGGGCCTTGCATCGGAATCCATTTATCGTCAAATATTCTCTCTGTGGGGTGTGTTCTGGGATCAAAGACAAAGTAGATTTCAGTAGCTTTGGCATCATCTGCATTTTGAAGCAGCTCTTTCAGCATTTCTTTCTCAGATGGATAAGCATCCAGGATGCTTTTGATTCTACTTGTAAGCTTTTCCTTTTGGCCAAACTCACTTCCAGGCGCATTGAAACAGACATTTGACGCATACCGTTCCAAGGCTTTGTGACGTTTGGGGACTGCTCCTAGTTTCACAGCAACCTCTCTTGGAATATCTCCATGGCAGTACTTCACAGAGCAATCTCTGACCTTGATCCAAGGACAGTCATTGTAGCACAGAGATTTTGAAGGCTGGAGTGTCAGATTAAAGTCTGGTAAAAGAATTGCACCATAATTTGTTTGGCAGAATTCTTGATTTTTATCTCGTATCAAGCTCCATATTCCCTCGCTAATAATTCTGCGGCACAGCTGGAAGTTTTCTTCAGTTAGAGGCCTTCGCCCACATTCTTGCTTCATAATTTCAAGTACTGAGGAAAAGTCATCAACTGTGAAGCTGGGCTGTACGCTAACATTTTCAAAGAGCTCACGACAGCTGTTCCGGTACTTATTAGGTAGCTGGTAAAGGTGTGGGGCTGCATCAAAATTCAGGTGGAATGCAACTTTGGAGGGATTCACATAGGTGTTCTCCACCAAAATAGAGCTAAACGTTTTCAGTTCCACGgttattttctcttttgcttTCTGGCACTGAAGCATTTCCTCATACAGATACTTGTAACAGGCATTTGTTATGTTTTCCTGATATAGAGTTACACCATCAAATGCCTGAGATAGTTTCTTGAGTTGACTGATCACTAGTTCAACTGAGGGTTTCTTTATTAGACCAAGGCAGTCTTTCACAGCTAATGACATTGCACCACAACCTTTGAAAGATGGGGAGTTCTCATTCAACACTGTCTTCATCAGACATACAACGTCCTGATGCTCAGTTGTGAAGATCTCTCTTGCAGAGAACATTGTTGTTGGGGAAAAGCTATTACCGTGCCATGGTAGTGAGAACCCTGCAGGTCTGGTTAGAAACGGGAGGAACTTGATGTCCCGTAGCTTTTCTAGCAGCTCAGCTGATCCTGAGTCTCTCATCTTCAGTTTCTCATCGATGAGGCTGAGCAGTACACTGCTGCGAAAGCATGCAGCTGCATGATCACTTTCATTCAAAGCAGCAACTGATTCAGCCCGTTCAATCAAATCGTTCCAAGACAGATCATCCTTCACCATGCCCAACTGCAGAAGTTTGACTAAGCATACTGGGTTTAGGTAGTCTTTAGTAGTTCCCGCAGGAAATCTTCCATCATCAGTGTTGTACAGTTTGGCCACTCTTCCTTCTGGGTGAATGAGTCGGGAGGGTAAAACTAATTCCTTGTTGGGACCAGAGCAGGGGATACAAGGAGTTACCCTGAGAATAGGTGCAAATTCTTCCATTTTATAATTCAAGACATACTGCATTAAGGGATTTCGAAGCTCTTTTTCAATTTCCTCGATGTGCGGTAAAAAGACATCTGCAAAGAATTCCTTCTCTGTCAGGGTGTTTTCCATCAATGTTCTTTTACATCCAGCGTCCTCAAATCCCTCCTTCACCCAATCAGGAAGTTCAACAGCACAAAGGATTTGTGAGCTacttttttttagatatttcaAGAAAATCTTGAAAGCAGCAGGACCGATGTCTGGTTTACAGAGTAAGGAATCATCCAGAAATCTGACATGTTTGATTGACACCCATGTTGTGCCATCAGAAAAAAACTTTGCCTGCTCTCCATCACCTCCTTTTGCTATTTCTTGGTAGACCCCTTGACTGACTAAAGTGAAGTCATCATGTACCTGACTTGGATCAGGCCATGTCGCGTAATAGCTGTAGTCAAGCAGTTCTCCATTTTCAGCCATCAGACGAAGCATTGTGAGTGCTGCTAAATAGGCCTGAACAATGACATGCCTCATGAAGATAGAATTCCACCTTCCTTTTGTGTCCGTCTTCCAGATCTCTTTGCGGTTGGAAGTCACAGCAAAGCAGCCATTAATGTGGACTGGTAGGCCCGTTTTTATTCTGAGAGGTAAGTAGCAGAAGACCTCTCCAATTGGGGTGGCATTTGACCTAACAGTCCATTTCCTGTTATCCTCTTCTGTAAGTAAAACAGCCACTCCCCCGCAAGGCACAAGTCCAAGCCTTTTTCCACTATCACTGAGTGAAAATTTGATTGCCTCAGTTCCATCCATACATGAGCAAATGAGCCAGTTGGTGACCTCAACTGCCTTCTGGGGCATTTCATCTGTTAACCTTCTTGTCTGAATCCCTTTAGCAGCCAATTCAAAGTACTGGTTTGGATCTTCCTCTGAGCCTCTGAACAGTGGGGAGTGAAGATCAACAATACGTTTGAAGACATTATGGAACTCTTCCAGTATAACACGAATGATGCAGCCAGATTTGGGAATATCAGAGGGCACTTTATTAGTGCTTGCTACCTTCTTCATTACCTTAGCTGCAGATTTCAGGATACTCAGGGGTCCATATGAGGCTTTGGATGACCAAACACTTTTGTTAATGGTGACAACATCTTGAGCTCCAGCTGGATTTGAGTCTTCATATTTCAGGTATTTTAGGACCATGCAACCAACATGCTGGGTGAACAGAATGAACCGATGGCCACATAAACTGAATTCATCAACAAGGGAGTAGATATCTGTGGTGTTGTAGTACAAACTACTAATTTCACTCACTGAGGCCTCCTGCTCGGTTCTGAATGGGAGCCTGAATAGTGTTCCATTGTATTTGTATGGTAAATCCTGGGCAAGAGGAAGTTGGCAATTGAAGACATTAATAAAAGGTTTGAACTGATTCGGGAATTTTCTTAATCGTCTCTGTTGTTTGCTCCAGTTGATTTTGATCCCTGGATTAGACTTGTCTCTGATGTGTTTGCTAATGTGATTGATATTTGGATCGAAGATGATCATGAACTCTCTGCTCATTATAATGGGGATGTCACTGATGTGATAAACTGAGTTGAAGCCCAAGCCAAACTTGCCAACTTTGTCTGCCTCACATCTCTTCACTGATCCACCTAACCTAGTAATGTTCAGGAAGTCTGTATCTGTGAAGACCGAGTTGTTGAAAGACCACAAGGATGGTCCATGGCACACCATCATGCCCGGGTCAAGGAGATTATCTCGAATGTCTGTGTTTTTTCTCATGTCAATAAGAAAACTACACTCTGTTGCACTTGCATCATCTGCATTCTGAAGAAGCTCTTTAAAAATGTCTGCTACGGATGGATATTCCTCCAGGATGTTCTTTATTCGAACTGTGAGAGGTTCGCGTTGGCCTGATTGTTCAAAACCAAGATTCTCAGGGTTTATCAGCCTTGTGCTCAAACAAGGCACTTTTAGCCACTCCGCAGTTTTCATGGGGATGTCGTCATGGACCAATATAATGGGCTCTGACGTATCATCAAGTAGGTCATTCAAATCGTCTACTTTGATGTCACAATAAGTACAGTCATGAATGGGCCTCATTGCTAATTTGCTTGGATCCTTGTAACAAAGAATAGGAACATGCATGTGAGTTTCAACATGTATTTGATTGTTATAGAGCCACCTCAGGATGTTGATCAAAAGCAGAATATCATGTTTGCTTTCCTCCTGGGTAATTTCACCTTCACTTATTTTCTGGATGGTGGTTATTACTTTGAGCACATGGTTTGGGCAAACCTCTTCGAGTGAACCACAAAACTTGAAAAGCTTGTGAAACTTTCTCATTGTTTTTGGAAGTGAGTACAGATATGGCTGTAGGTCTAAATTAGGCAGAGGTTTTAACACAGTTTGGCCAGGAGATGAGAATGTCTTACCTGTCCACACCCAATCAAAAGGCAATGACATCATTGCTTCTCTGGCCCCCTCAAGATGAGCTTGCATGAAGCCATATATCTCAAAAAGGATCTGCTGGAACTGATACCAATCCTCTGTTGTGAAGGCTTGAGATTTATGCCAGTCATTCACTGCTTTTAGGTGCTGCAAGACCTGATCCACCTGCGGCTCTACAGTTAGTTTCAGTGCTTTCTTCATACCAGCTGATGTGTGTTCAACCAGGGCAACTGAAGATCCCACAAGCACAGCATGAGATATGTTACACATCTCAGACAGAGAGCTGAGACTGAGAGTATCTCCAACCCAAGCAAGGGATTTTGGGTAGGTAGGAGGCCTTTCTTTGCAGACAGGTACCCAGTTGAGTTTTGACAAAGATGCCTGAGTATCTGTGGATTTCaccagttttgtttgtttgttgagaaTCTGCAGAAGTGTTTTTGCCTTCTTGATTATGAATTCCCACTCAGGATCCTGATGACTTTGTAAATCCGCTATCTTCTTTGCCACTTGAAGAACATCTTTTTCACTGAGTTGTACTTCATTTCGTAGCCCCAACTGTCGTAGGGAATGAAGAATATCAGGGGATGAGGTAAATGTACTTGTGGGAAACCTTGTTTCCTCTTCTTTGTAAAACAAATTCTGCAGGATCTCCAGATCTGGATCAAAAAGTTCTGAGGCTATCACTAGCTTTCCACAAGGCAGTTCAATAAATTTAAGAGCAGAAAGCCATCCAATAACAGATGAATTTTCATTCTTCAGAAAGGCCAAATGTTTAAGTGCCCAAAGCATGATTTTGTTTATCTCGTCTGGTGTGTAGAATCCACTCTGAATATCATGGATGATCATTTTCAAACACTCAGTTGTTTTCAACTGTGCTACTTTGAGTTTCTTGATGAGGCGAATGGACTCCTCATCACGGGTGTCCACCAGGCACAGAGATAATTTTACATCTGGTGGGTACTTTGCTCTGTGATGCAATGCTCTGGCACCTCTCAGTGATGTAAAAGCTGATGCACCTTCAGCACAGGTCCCAATTCTCTCAAAGATGGAAAGCTCAAGCAAGGTGTGCTTTTCCTTTTCTGTGACATCAGACAATCCAGCTAGAAACCTTCTCAGAGTAATCCTTTCTTGGACAGAGAAATATGAGACTTGGCTAACTAAACGCTGCATTGACAATCTATCCATAATTCGCAGCAACATTCCAGGAGAGCAGGGATTGATGTAATTTTTGAGCTGGGGATGCTGCAAACATGAATCCTGCTTTTTCATTACCACAGCACCAagctttcccataacttcaagAAGGCATTCAGAGAGCTGTGCTTCATTCTCATCAATGAGAATGATGGGTGATGGACATTTGAGGCGTACAAGTTGAACTTTTTCCATGCATTCCTCCAGTGGCACAGACGGAATCAAAGGCATATCATCAAAAGTACTTAGGTCATCGTCAAAATGTATGTAGAGATGCTTCCAAATCATCTTTAGCCAAGAAATTGTTGGATGCTTCAGTTCTTGGTTTCCAGGTTCCCATTGTGTAATGAAGTCTCTGTTTGGCCAAGTTGTTGATAGGATTTCCTTGATGAGTCGTGCTGAGCGGTCAGGGTTCAACATTTGCAGCTGAGTACAGGGTCTTCCTGTACAAATTACAAAGGGAAAAACATCGTTAACATTTTTACGAAATCTAAAATAGCCATACTTTGACACATTCCAAACTAACCACTTATTAATTTCAATAATTCATCAACCAAAATgcagaaatgtgtttgtgttttctcaGGATGAAAATTATGTATACTCATTGACTACAGAATTTTAGCACAGGACCTGGTTTTATTCTCTGTTGAGATCTCAAAGTTCAGTTAGAGCTCATTTCAAACCATGCATTAGTTTGTGTTAGTAGTAAAGTAATGTAATGTCAATGTTTGACACATGAAATACCTACGTACCTGAGCACCCCCAAAGATACCGCTGAACTGTAGTGACAAATTTTGGAAGTGTGAAATTACTTATATACTCGTGTctactatattttatttgtatgaataataaataaaacagcctTTCGTGTCATAGCGTTGGGAAAAAAGCACTAACGGAAGatttatatgaataaaatgaacCACATATTACATTACCTCTGCTTTTAGCTGCTTCCTTTAGTCTCTCCTCTACTGAAGGTTTAATACTTTCCAGAATGAACCGACCCTCAAGCCCTGGGTATAGACACCTGATGACAAAGCAAATATTACTATGAGTAATTCACAACAAAATAttgcttgtgttttaaacattaAGCCTACCATATTTTAAGAGCTGATGGAGGTGAATCATTtacagttgtaccttgacttacaagcttACTTCGTACCGTGACCAAACTCGCAACTCaatttacaaattaaaatataaaaccatttcccaattgaaatgaattaaaataccAATAGTCCGTTCCAGCCCctcgaaaaacacaaaagaattatgtttttaactcattcactgctaggCTTTTTATatttgccatctgtcatccaactgtttactgccaccgacgaatatatttgtcaagtatgtttttcaacagGCAGGCATGCAAGAGGGTCTTGCCCAGCTTGCCTGTAAAAGTCAAGCTTCTACATAACTGTAAGGACGAACAGACGCAAGTAGATAGGAGCAttgcattgctttggatttgacatcagcacagcttttgaattGAAGGGGGAGAATCTCAGCTTGTCATGTCGAATTTGAGGGagacaaatcagaatcagaatcatctttacttgccaagtatgtccaaaaaacacacaaggaatttgtctccggtaattggagctgctctagtacgacaacagacagtcaattgacagtgagacataaagacatgtgTCGCGATCGTGAGAAATGAAACAGTCCATGGAGGGAATGAGGAAtgccacataaaaaaaagtcgAGCCATGCCCTAAGTTAGCATTGCTCATGACGTGTTATATATCTGGAATTAAATTATCATTAACCCTTtctctgtgttgtttttgttgttttatagtgaGGTAAGGCGTCACAAAGTCAATGTTCTGCTTGACGTTTCTTTTCACACGGAAGTTTTAGTTATCTGTCCTGAAGGCaagagagaatttttttttaccaaaactaCAAGATTATAAACCCTCACAATGTGTTAAGAATCTGGGCATGTAAGAATGTCACTaagattgtttttttaccaTCTTAAGACAGAGTCCGCCCATTTCTCTCTCAGGCTAACACAGAGGTGCTgatgcatgcttttatctccCGTTGTCTAGATTATTGCAATGCTCTGCTCTGGTCTTcccaaaaagaacatttccaCTCTACAACTACTTCAGAACTCAGCTGCTCGTGTGCTGATGAAGACCAGAGGGCAGGAGCACATTACACTGGTTTTTGAGATCACTGCATTGGCTCCCCAAGTGTTTCAGTATCGATTTTAAGGTTGTCATTCACTGCCTTTGATgtctttagaagtcaaatatccatgttaactgggagggctgacAGCAAATGAGTTAAATGTCTCAACGGTCTTGTGCCATCATCAGGGGTGTAGCACAATGTGTAGAGTCCCCATATAGTCTAACCCGGTCGTAGTGGTCTCTGTTGTGGCATCCTCTGTGGCTGCGGGCTGTGGCACCTCTCGGTGTGGATGGCTCCCACAGTTTGTCTTTCCTCGTCCGGGATCCTCAGTGCCTTGCCATGTCTATACTATTAGTCAATAGGtgctgtgcttgtgtgtgtgtgttcatatggGTGCTTATGCATTTATATGTGGGGATGGGGAGGGATGGGTTTTTGTATGTTTCCTgctattttaattgtctgttttaatctctgggaagcattttgggttgcattttttatgtatgaaaagAGCTATATAAACAGCATtggactgactgactgactgactgactgattgattgattgattgattgattgattgattgattgattgagaaaAAGCTTGTTTCCTCAACTTTTTAATCAGAAACCAttattttggtgaaaccaaccaatgttctactgctgaaaaaatggaaaaggctagaaataaactttttctggtgaaagaagagagcaATTTTagctgccaaaaaaaaagaccatgcaaccgcttgtaactcaaaaaaaaaaaaacttggggcacttgtaagtcaagttaTCACTGTACATTACTACTGAGTTGATACAGTACTGTTATAGTAATTGCTAAAAAGCACAGTTTCACTAAATCGTTACCTGGGGTACTCGGCAGATGTTATGTAAACAGAATCCTTTTCAGTGACAGAGGATGAAAATGTGGCAAATGTTCCATCTTGGAGAGGCAGGAGCTCCAGTCCTATTAGGTCACTGTAATTGGCATCACTAAGCACAAACTCTAGTAGCAGCAGCTTGTCCTCTAAGGACCCTTTGTGTTTGGACTTCCTGACAACCTGCCGTAGCAAGGTTGGTGTAATCTTTCTCACTTCCGTGGCGTAGGCCACCAAGACTGAGTCCACTGCTGTAGGCACCAGCGCTACCTGCATCCCTGAGCTTTGGAGGTAGTTAATGAGTGTCTGTGAAATGTCTTTGTCTATGTCGAGCTCTGAGAACACAGCTTGGTCCAAGCTGACCCAGCTTTCACTGAGGGAATAGAAGACATGGTGCTGTAGGAGGTCATGAAACAGGGGCTGTAGAATAGGTTTCCACCTGGATTTGACCTGGTTTGGGTCTGGCCAGGCCGCATAAGTTCTTCTAGGGGTTAATGGAAAGTCTTGGTCCATTTTGGTCTGTACCC encodes:
- the sacs gene encoding sacsin isoform X1; protein product: MATCPHLWLPRVNVRHDYFGLRSYQVSPLTSLGHVKQLIYEDTNLPVREQRLIHNGKVPDDSMPIGVLVPTGSPEVSITLEGRGLRGGGRFGQTTPPLVEFLKDILRRYPEGGQILKELIQNAEDAGATEVKFMYDETEYGVESLWSPDMAEHQGTALYVYNDAVFTAEDWNGIQEIARSRKRDDPLKVGRFGIGFNSVYHISDVPSIFSGEQIAMLDPHQTLFGVNDSGQCWNLKTDVKEITELSDQFAPYIGILGSCEKTFKDGCFPGTLFRFPLRMKPSHLSSNLYNKEKVLELFESFKSDADTVLLFLKCVQKISLHVRESDGTERMLFQVTAREKTDDKLERTNSLMTLAEAVDSYSNHVPSSTITCVTYQVSIETQDKTKKESLRMKWLVCNGVGGRGMCAELDSLADDLKFMPTIGIALPLTLIDREDQGATSGFSGRAFCFLPLPPGEEGETGLPVHVSGFFGLTDNRRSIKWRDVDQWRDPAALWNELLIITVIPQAYLILITEAIKRVQTKMDQDFPLTPRRTYAAWPDPNQVKSRWKPILQPLFHDLLQHHVFYSLSESWVSLDQAVFSELDIDKDISQTLINYLQSSGMQVALVPTAVDSVLVAYATEVRKITPTLLRQVVRKSKHKGSLEDKLLLLEFVLSDANYSDLIGLELLPLQDGTFATFSSSVTEKDSVYITSAEYPRCLYPGLEGRFILESIKPSVEERLKEAAKSRVQRYLWGCSGRPCTQLQMLNPDRSARLIKEILSTTWPNRDFITQWEPGNQELKHPTISWLKMIWKHLYIHFDDDLSTFDDMPLIPSVPLEECMEKVQLVRLKCPSPIILIDENEAQLSECLLEVMGKLGAVVMKKQDSCLQHPQLKNYINPCSPGMLLRIMDRLSMQRLVSQVSYFSVQERITLRRFLAGLSDVTEKEKHTLLELSIFERIGTCAEGASAFTSLRGARALHHRAKYPPDVKLSLCLVDTRDEESIRLIKKLKVAQLKTTECLKMIIHDIQSGFYTPDEINKIMLWALKHLAFLKNENSSVIGWLSALKFIELPCGKLVIASELFDPDLEILQNLFYKEEETRFPTSTFTSSPDILHSLRQLGLRNEVQLSEKDVLQVAKKIADLQSHQDPEWEFIIKKAKTLLQILNKQTKLVKSTDTQASLSKLNWVPVCKERPPTYPKSLAWVGDTLSLSSLSEMCNISHAVLVGSSVALVEHTSAGMKKALKLTVEPQVDQVLQHLKAVNDWHKSQAFTTEDWYQFQQILFEIYGFMQAHLEGAREAMMSLPFDWVWTGKTFSSPGQTVLKPLPNLDLQPYLYSLPKTMRKFHKLFKFCGSLEEVCPNHVLKVITTIQKISEGEITQEESKHDILLLINILRWLYNNQIHVETHMHVPILCYKDPSKLAMRPIHDCTYCDIKVDDLNDLLDDTSEPIILVHDDIPMKTAEWLKVPCLSTRLINPENLGFEQSGQREPLTVRIKNILEEYPSVADIFKELLQNADDASATECSFLIDMRKNTDIRDNLLDPGMMVCHGPSLWSFNNSVFTDTDFLNITRLGGSVKRCEADKVGKFGLGFNSVYHISDIPIIMSREFMIIFDPNINHISKHIRDKSNPGIKINWSKQQRRLRKFPNQFKPFINVFNCQLPLAQDLPYKYNGTLFRLPFRTEQEASVSEISSLYYNTTDIYSLVDEFSLCGHRFILFTQHVGCMVLKYLKYEDSNPAGAQDVVTINKSVWSSKASYGPLSILKSAAKVMKKVASTNKVPSDIPKSGCIIRVILEEFHNVFKRIVDLHSPLFRGSEEDPNQYFELAAKGIQTRRLTDEMPQKAVEVTNWLICSCMDGTEAIKFSLSDSGKRLGLVPCGGVAVLLTEEDNRKWTVRSNATPIGEVFCYLPLRIKTGLPVHINGCFAVTSNRKEIWKTDTKGRWNSIFMRHVIVQAYLAALTMLRLMAENGELLDYSYYATWPDPSQVHDDFTLVSQGVYQEIAKGGDGEQAKFFSDGTTWVSIKHVRFLDDSLLCKPDIGPAAFKIFLKYLKKSSSQILCAVELPDWVKEGFEDAGCKRTLMENTLTEKEFFADVFLPHIEEIEKELRNPLMQYVLNYKMEEFAPILRVTPCIPCSGPNKELVLPSRLIHPEGRVAKLYNTDDGRFPAGTTKDYLNPVCLVKLLQLGMVKDDLSWNDLIERAESVAALNESDHAAACFRSSVLLSLIDEKLKMRDSGSAELLEKLRDIKFLPFLTRPAGFSLPWHGNSFSPTTMFSAREIFTTEHQDVVCLMKTVLNENSPSFKGCGAMSLAVKDCLGLIKKPSVELVISQLKKLSQAFDGVTLYQENITNACYKYLYEEMLQCQKAKEKITVELKTFSSILVENTYVNPSKVAFHLNFDAAPHLYQLPNKYRNSCRELFENVSVQPSFTVDDFSSVLEIMKQECGRRPLTEENFQLCRRIISEGIWSLIRDKNQEFCQTNYGAILLPDFNLTLQPSKSLCYNDCPWIKVRDCSVKYCHGDIPREVAVKLGAVPKRHKALERYASNVCFNAPGSEFGQKEKLTSRIKSILDAYPSEKEMLKELLQNADDAKATEIYFVFDPRTHPTERIFDDKWIPMQGPALCVYNNQPFTEDDIRGIQNLGRGTKEANPGKTGQYGIGFNSVYHFTDCPSFISNNDILCIFDPHAHYAPGATSVSPGRMFRDLDSEFRSQFSDVLNLYLGAHFKLERSTMFRFPIRSTAMAKISEISSIPASDRMVQNLLEKLKNDGAELLMFLNHMEKISICEVNDATGELKVLYSVIAKITDSDRLKRKQFHASVIDSVTKKKQLTAIPVQQITYTMDIEDTEGNLTTWMICNRSGFPNIELVSKSVISAHKNEDITLFPRGGVAACVSHNYKKTHRAFCFLPLSLETGLPFHVNGHFALDSARRNLWRDDNGVGVRSDWNNNLMVSLIAPACVELLIQIKRRCFPGPDPTITVLQGTPLHVAKDILKKFLFFFPVNRIDIQPDWYCLVKAVYSCIHMDMKRLLPVVRAPQMDSSDMHSVIYISWANTSTATKGQAFFDNLLQDELQTLKNTEYNITSRKSVAENVYRLKTLLLDVGFNLVHSCDETANLYLCLEDAGIAVSYITPTEVRNFLHTFSSPDTSCHVGKLPCRLQQSNYKHIHNLKLVVDYCFKDIESDETIIEGLPLLLTMDNILQAFDSKRQKFLTSHHELIPSRKEMFMNTMYLKYSSVLLMLGLAKTFDISSFGDLLGSVVPREYRTKIPVRWRETFGSESWLKSVWNFISENTAVKEEQQDIKPGFDTVLDILKDWALVPGIKFMAREKLVVPDYDMLLPLSLMSIAIFPHGQNDKIFYTLMKAGCIQLAVNKICLKENPILPFLSQHTANIEKPSSVLKALEYMIQTSTFKAGSLTDKDFEAILLYFTCNLVNLTQHDTQSLKLLPCFKSISGRYISISNYGSIYVLSKNLPTADIEKWAHTATFAFLADSPQLRELYTFLGCMPIDDIQIYLYHLLPKFESLTYNAKAEHIVYLKDRLLSMEESCEMRDLLFEKLEGLAFIYDYSNRLRAAKFFFDETVKVFEVMLPAKSFIPNDFFRKVEQVSKPKNGTLPLTSWITFLRKIGLKHEVSQQQILQFAKEVSIKSQTESWTKDKVQNIIDVLLNHIFKERVDLFQGTFLKELSLIPFLCPERAPKELLKVHSQYQEMSGTLPLIRFSGSQVNPKFKQTDVIHLLWTSCPILPEKATPSSIKEQEESTLTGQEQLDDVLAILGVNLDPQLEKVICNCKNVCNISNPDDEMIKTRNKVLRSTYEFLNADKRDFRYQLRGVAFVMVEDGCKLLKPEEVVINLDNESDFKPYLYKLPLDLGTFHQLFKLLGTEDVVSTKQYVEVLCRIYRSSEGKQLDPNEMRTVKRAVSGLFKALHNEPVEMRKDLESIRDLIFYLPSHDGRLAKSNTLVYDDAPLYKSRIQGNIGVQMLVDLSQCYLGKDHTFHTKLIMLLPQNLRPKLLSSILEEQLDEDSPKVCQFGALCSLQGRLQLLLSSEQFITGLIRIMKHENDNAYLVNEEKAIRLCKALCEGLKVSCFQKLQTTLRVKGCSSIPQSRSETLAFLKRYGTAVIHLYIQHSDSKDINFLLALAMTLKSATDNLISDTSYLIAMLGCNDIYRITEKLDNLGVKYDSTEPSKLELPLPGTPIPPEIHHTLLMDPMNVFYPGEYVGYLVDSEGGDIYGSYHPTYTYAIIVQEVEREGEESATFLGKCFQIDIGYSEYKIVSSLDLYKFSRQDESSNVRESSTPSTPTSPDSRTSVRQMAHPLFASRDNQRPPTQKQSPQKIKLNALPEILKEVTSVVEQAWKLAETERKKILRRLYLKWHPDKNAENLDIATEVFKHLQNEINRMEKQFLADQHNTDRASRRPFSTSSARFQSEKSSFQRFYSSWNQEATSHKSERQQSRAEYTSHAGSSHTHRFFVPPTFKTVGNPVEARRWLRQARANYSAARNDLHKNANEWVCFKCYLATKLALIAADYAVRGKSDKDVKPTALAQRVEEYNSHLSGLASDVQILEGYGVDSLRTRYPDLLPFPQIPNDRFTSEVAMRVMECTARIIIKLENFVQQKI